The genomic segment CCACCTGCTCGTTGTACGGGCATTTAGAGTTTGTCCGTGTGCCCGATGTCACTTCTCAGTCCCACAGCGCAATGGGTTGACACTCGTTTTAATTTACAGCGTGGAACTTTGCATATCCAGCACCTTCGTGGATACCCGGAGCATGCGAAAGAGGCGATAGAAAGGATGCTTATCACTGGGGGATTAAAGAAGGAACGGGAGCATGTCATTTTGCGGGACAATGCACAAAATATGAAGAAAGCCATGAATGATCGCTCACACGTTTGTTACAGCATGTTACAGTAATAAGTggaatttcaaatatttttttaatatgtttatgTAAGACAggaaatttaaatgtaattgcaACATTATTTTGTGCACCTCTGATGGCACCCCCCAAAATTATGGGGATGGTTttgttctaataaaaaaaatcaaaaattggaggcacttttttttctcctaataCTTTGTTGAGGTATCGGATCGGAACTCGGTATCGGCAGATCTTCAAAATCAGGAGACTCGGACTCGGGCGTGAAAAAATTTGATTGGGACATCCCTAATAGTAACATATGACTCAATGCAAATTGAGCAAATTTGGTATTTCAGAAGAAATTGGTAGCCCTGTACATTAATAATCAGGAGCCAAGCAGCAGCTCTTGGcttcaaaaaggttggggaccccCCTGGCTTAGTGGAACAAATGCATCACTGAAACAGATTTGACATGAATTGTATTAACAAAAGTTCCTTAAATTGGATGGCTGGATGCTTTATACAAACAGCATTTCGGCTTCAAGGATTTGGCACAGACAGCATACCTGTTCGcctattttattcaaatgtttcaagaaataaatacatttcccaCACAGTATCATCTGTAGAAGGTTCACAATGTGTCACATGTATTACAATTTCCTCTTCTGTACCagctgataataataattaaaaaaaaaaaacttacatgaaCCCTGGATTTCAGCATTGgtcataaaatgtgattttctcATCTTAATGTCAATAATAGAATAATAGTTTTCTTGTACCATACATTTAATGTTTCCATGTAAACGTCACAGTGCAAAGTGGAAAAAGCATGTTCacgtaaaatatgttttatgtttctTCTAGTTGGAGAACTGACCTGCACAACTATCAAGAGGAATTTTGGAGCCTTACTCTTGACAAAAGTGTTTCATTTCAATACTATTCTTGGGATGCTGGTTGAGGTCACGCCACAACATCTCCCACTCCAGAAGGCGCCATTTTCTTCTCCTGAGACCATAGTATTTACTTGTCCTGTTGCATTATTCATCCTCTTTTGAGTTTCAATTGAGTTTTCCTACAAGATGTCTTGATAAAGTTGGGAATTCATTTTTAAGTTGATCGCAATGGGTCCAGGCCCTGAGTTAGCAAAGCCATCTCAAACTATGATGACATCTTTACCATACTTTAAAGGTTGAGATGAGTTTATTTTTCGGGGTTATGCGGtggctttttttctccacacaGGCTACAGCCCATCCCCTTCTTGAGAAAGAAGTCAACAGAGTCGAATTAGTCGACCACAACAACAGGTCGACACGAACATTTTGCCCTGAGGCTTTGTTTCCAATTCACATGACGCTCATTTCAAACTACGAATGACCTTTTCACAGCTCATTAGCACACACTATTGATGGAACGTTGATACTGCAAGCAATGACGTCTTGTCAGGGATGGCCACAGCAAAGTTTGGTGCAGTTTTTAATACACCAGATGCCCTTCCTGATGCCACCTAGCGATTTTTGTCCAGGGTCTAGCATAAAGGGTCGTGCCCAGGTATCAATACAGATGACTTTATTTTATAGATATTTTTAGAAGCATTTGCAGCTTCATACAAGCAAACTATTGTTAATTGTAAGTCATCAGAGAGCTCTTTCATGCCAAGCATGCTTTACATCAATAAATGCTTCTTGAGAATAGCAAACAGAAAACATGTTTCTTAGCAGGCAGGGCAACTTTAACAACACTTTCAATCTCATTGTgttgtattagtttaaaaagACTCTGTTGGTCAACTGCATTGATTTACATGACGATTAgatcacattttattattaattcaaaattctGGTCATTCGAAGGGGTTCAAATACTTCCTCTTGCAAATGGAACTAGctatcttaaaccctagttatGATAACAAATGTATATTGATCATCCTGAACAGTTGGATGGGATGTTGGTCCTCCTAACCAGACTAAATGTTTTTGACTTTGTATCAGATGCAAGTGTTCTGTAAAATAACAGAAAGCCCCCCCAAtagtatttgtaaaaaaataaatgcaagagTAGAGGTCAACAACAAAGGCACTGAGGTTTGCGTGTCGACTGATGTTCGAGACAACACAAGCAGCAGTTTCATCGGTTTGAAAGCATTAAAGAGATGATGATGACGTTGTAATTGTAAAGTTGTGAACAGTTGCTGCCACTGCTGtcctaaagtgcacatttattttttccgtacatactgtacagtggaacctctaagaTCAAACAATACTTTCTGGGATGCAGATCGACCTCTAATTGGTTTGGATTTAGTATCcaatttttttcatgtgaaATAATAATCAATGATTATTTATGATCAGCTTTGCCGATGTACGGTAAGCAGTACAATGTCaaagtacaaacccaattcccaaaaagttgggacacaatacaaattgtgaataaaaactgaatgtaattatgtggaagtgccaaattttaacattttattcagaatagaacacaGAGAAcaagtcaaaagtttaaactgagaaaatgtatcattttaagggaaaactatgttgattttaaattccatggtgtcaacaaatatCAGAAAAGTTGGGACaatgccattttcaccactgtgaggcatccccacTTCTTCTTACGACAGCCTGCAAACGTCTGgtgatcgaggagacaagtttctcaagtttataAATAGGAATGCtatcccattcttgtctaacacgcgtctctctaactgttcaactgtcttgggctttctttgttgcaccttcccctttatgatgcaccaaatgtgctctagaagtgaaccacaaaacaggtttccactttgccacactccattttaaataacccctggctcAGAGAAACgtctgcgcttcttggtctgctttagaaatggcttcttctttgtactgtagagtttcattCTGGCAACGGcggtggcacggtggattgtgttcacccacaatgttttctggaagtatttatgagccctttctgtgatttcccttacagtaagcattcctgtttgcggtgcagtgccgtttaagggcccgaagatcatgggcatccagtatgatttttcggccttgacccttacacacagagattgtaccagattctctgaatctttgaatgatgttatgcactgtagatgatgattacttcaacctttttgcaattttttgctagtaaacacctttctgatatttctccactatctttctgtgcatcattggaggaattggtgattctctacccatcctCGCTTCtaagagacactgccactccgagaagctctttttatactccaatcaagttgccaatggacctcattagtggtaactggtcttccagctgtatttttttttacaagtgcaatttacttttccagcctcttattgctacctgtcccaacctTTTTGAGAATTGTTGGCACCataaaatttacaatcaacatattttccccttaaaatgatacattttctcagcataaacttttgacatgtcatctatgttctattctgaacaaaatattgaaatttggcacttccacataattgcattcagtttttattcacaatttgtatagtgaagaagaaaacaatgaaGTCCTACTAAAAAGGGGATTTGGTTGCAAATGTGCCTCATGATTCTCATTTGAtaaaacaagaataaaataaGTTAaccaaaactaagaatgaaacAATCTTCCTTAAATGTGTGAGACAGTGgcgtcaatcttttttttttaatatgaatgcAAGTCTGCTTTCTTAAACCAAATTGTGTTCTTCTTTTAACAATCCTTGTTGAGGCTTCTTTTAGAATATACCGCGGTACATGGACTTTTGAAAATCCACgggataaaaatgacttttttgaaagttaccatttttaCTCTGCCTGCCTTCAAGTTAGTGTGGTAAGACATACTGAACATAAGTTCTGTATTGTTATCTCTCTTAAAGCATTTGTCTGCATTACACCTACCGAAACCCTCTTAAAAAATGTCAGACTCAGTCATTTTGGCATTACTCCATGTATCACATAAACAAAGCAATTATTCCTTAATCACTGTTGTCTCTACTGAGAGCGAAGGTGTGCGTGTGTCAGCGTACCAAACAAACATCCAGTATACAGAATTTGGCTCGACAGGTGGGGCAGGGGACTCGGCTGGACAACCAGGTCTCGGGTCTTTGCTGGTCTTGTCGGCTGGCGAACCACCGACCCAGACAGGACAAACACCACATGGGTCTGCAGAAACACTGCTCGCATTCTGGCTCAACGTCAACCCCTACGTAAAACAGCAGTTCCACAGTTAGGTGCTATGACATCGTCACAATTCACAaatagaggtggcaaatccaggtccagaaagtaaaaaccctgtcacagtttggctttagccccaggtgctagctagctcccatggtgctcgtttacccgctagggagctagctagctagccagcatcaatgtctaaagccaaactggctggcagggttttttactttctggacctggatttgccacctatgAACCCCTTTTGTGAAACTGAGACCATGAAACAACATCACATGATGAAAATACAAAATCCCAAAGCATCCACTTACCATCTCCATGACAAAGTCTGACCAGCTTGGTGGTAGCTGGCGCCTGCATACAGCCAATACACGCTTCCACCTCCTGCATATGCACAGCAAATTTGTTTATCTTTTATCAGCTTCACTAGCAGTGGCGACATCCATTACCTGTCCACTCGGGAGCGAGTAAGGCGGGTTGAGCTCTACATGAGCTCGGAATGTTTCCAAAAAAAGTTCGCTAATTGTTTGATGAATCGTTACGTTAGCAGAGTTCCTGATGGGTGCATGGAGCTTCTCCCTGAGCTCGGCGTACTCTGAAGAGTTCAGGCTGGGggcaaacaaaatggctgaaaaaGCTTTTCAGCAGCGTACATGCAGTTGCAACGGTTTTGGACTTGTACCTGATATGAAATGGTCGAACAGCGGGGTTGATGCTCTGCACTCTAAGGGTGAGCAGCTGTATGGGAGAGGCTGAGTCGGGACTCAGCTGGTGCTGCCTGGACTCCGTCACAGTCACATGACAGTCACTCTGCGCAGCCATGCAGATGTTGTAGGTGGTCACCTGCTCATAAGGAAAATAATAGCAATACGagggatgttcaataacacttttttccaGACCAATACAGTATGCAGTCACTAATACTGATACTACTAGATACAtacaagaacccccccccccccaaaaaaaacaaacaaacaaacaaaaacaaaataatggcagataattttaaacagacctacagaagaggattagggccagtgaagacaaaaaaaggttagcAGGATTCTGAatttattctcagcattctgactttaaagtgacttactttaattctcactttaaagtgagctgagaataaagtgaaaattctcactttaaagtcagaattctgagaataaagtgagaatcctgccaacccttttttttctctttactggccctaattttctattcttgcaatttctagttcctgaccacaagagggcagcagaTACTGTTGTCTATTGGCTGatataccttgaaataaggctgggtatcggCTGAGAACGATACTTGGTACTtgctaatacacacacacattaagttcctccacatattggcTCTGtttacaagcatattacgttttccttcatctgaccattagcgtggattttaaacatagaagggctaAAACATGCCTCGTGGAAattaaattgcactaaaaaatagccaccaggggttgctagaactgcacaaatggaaatctacctgactttttttttaacagatgtgctgcttttaatatcgtgacatgaagacgacgatattgtggcagttttaatatcacaatatcatgatatcaccgttatcattacatccctattGTTCACAGTATGTGATTCATttactattaatttttttccccaaagaaTGCGCTACCAAATATTATGGGTAGGGTGCAAATCATTTTGTCCAGTCCATTTTGGGAGAAATGTGTAGAATGatcacatttgactttttttctgttgttccAAGGCACACAAAAGAAATAAACATGCACACCAAATAATTTGTAACTGTTAGAATTTCAGTATTATCCACTTCACTAGAGTGATATGTTACTTTGTAATGCCATCTTCTCAGTTGTACATCATAAAAACGGTAAAGTGAAGCC from the Vanacampus margaritifer isolate UIUO_Vmar chromosome 10, RoL_Vmar_1.0, whole genome shotgun sequence genome contains:
- the tmem129 gene encoding E3 ubiquitin-protein ligase TM129 isoform X2, yielding MESPELTFTLAYTVFSLCFVFTPNEFRSAGLTVQNLFSSWLGSEDMDFVQYHVKRSSTTLLVHSALPLGYYMVMCIAAPEKYVKYIHQMSDNWRVFVVLSLCVLLASCTLIFYWSRRRWHNHPISRALQAHVRPPYSNWGSVASSINTEFRRIDKFATGAPGARVIVTDSWVLKVTTYNICMAAQSDCHVTVTESRQHQLSPDSASPIQLLTLRVQSINPAVRPFHISLNSSEYAELREKLHAPIRNSANVTIHQTISELFLETFRAHVELNPPYSLPSGQEVEACIGCMQAPATTKLVRLCHGDGVDVEPECEQCFCRPMWCLSCLGRWFASRQDQQRPETWLSSRVPCPTCRAKFCILDVCL
- the tmem129 gene encoding E3 ubiquitin-protein ligase TM129 isoform X3; its protein translation is MVMCIAAPEKYVKYIHQMSDNWRVFVVLSLCVLLASCTLIFYWSRRRWHNHPISRALQAHVRPPYSNWGSVASSINTEFRRIDKFATGAPGARVIVTDSWVLKVTTYNICMAAQSDCHVTVTESRQHQLSPDSASPIQLLTLRVQSINPAVRPFHISLNSSEYAELREKLHAPIRNSANVTIHQTISELFLETFRAHVELNPPYSLPSGQEVEACIGCMQAPATTKLVRLCHGDGVDVEPECEQCFCRPMWCLSCLGRWFASRQDQQRPETWLSSRVPCPTCRAKFCILDVCLVR
- the tmem129 gene encoding E3 ubiquitin-protein ligase TM129 isoform X1 — protein: MESPELTFTLAYTVFSLCFVFTPNEFRSAGLTVQNLFSSWLGSEDMDFVQYHVKRSSTTLLVHSALPLGYYMVMCIAAPEKYVKYIHQMSDNWRVFVVLSLCVLLASCTLIFYWSRRRWHNHPISRALQAHVRPPYSNWGSVASSINTEFRRIDKFATGAPGARVIVTDSWVLKVTTYNICMAAQSDCHVTVTESRQHQLSPDSASPIQLLTLRVQSINPAVRPFHISLNSSEYAELREKLHAPIRNSANVTIHQTISELFLETFRAHVELNPPYSLPSGQEVEACIGCMQAPATTKLVRLCHGDGVDVEPECEQCFCRPMWCLSCLGRWFASRQDQQRPETWLSSRVPCPTCRAKFCILDVCLVR